TGTGGCCGGTGTCAAGGAGGAGCCTCCCTATCGTCGTTGACTTGCCGTGGTCGACGTGCCCGATGAACACGATGTTCAGGTGCGGCTTCTCTGCCATCTCCGTTTCCTCCTCTCCGAGGTGCCCTCCCCATAACCTTGCCCATTTATATGCCTTTTGCCAATTTATCGAGAGAGCCATCGCCCTGATATCGCGCGCCATCGGCCATCAGTGGCCTCCCGAGTCACGGGGCAGTGGTGTGGTTTCCTATCTCTCCTACCGGAGGGCGCACCAAGGGCGCGCCCGTTGAGCCACTCTTTTCGACGGGGTTCGAGCCCCGTAGGGAGAGATACCTCAGCGCTCTGGGGCCTCAGAAGAGAGGGGTGGCCCCGAACCATCAGTTATATCACCGGGCGCCGGAATTCAGGCCCATGCTTCCCGAAGCACTAAGGAGAGCTGCGGAGATTTTGGAGAGGGGAACAAGGGAAGTGAATCCGGGCGTCCCGGAGTTTGGGGACCCGCGCTATCTCCCGGTTCCTTTCAACGCGTCCGGCTTCCACGCGATTCCAGAAACCGAGCCATCCTCCTGCGTCGGATATGTGGATGGAGGGAACCAGGAAATCTTCCACTCCCCCGACCTCTCGGTCCAGCTCGTCAGGGTCTGCTCGGTCTTGTTCAGGGGCGGAGAGCGCGTCCGGGAGCGAGTGTTTCCAGCGATTGTCGAGTTCGTTAGCGTTGCGAGAGCGGGCGTGGAGGGTGAGGATATATCCTACTCCGCAGAGCTGATTCCCCTCGACCCTCCTTTCGAGCCCTTTCTCCTGGATAGCGGAAGCCTGGTCTTCAGCTCCTGCGACAGCTCGCTCACAAACCGGGGCTTCCGCGCCGACATCTCTGTCGTCGGGGCGGCCGCGAGGCGCTTCGCGGAATGGGTCGTGCTCTCAAAAATAATCGAGGAGGAACTCCGGCCAGGAGACATTGCGGTCCGCGACGGGACCCTGCAGACCGCAGTCAGGAACGAGGCCTCCTCGGCCCGTAGGGCATTCGAAGCCGCTCTTGAGAGAGGGGTCACGCTAGCGGCTCTCGCCAAGACCTCGACGCTCTTCACCTCTACAGGAATGTCCCTGATGGCGGCAATTGAGGAGCTCTCGCACAGCTGCGGAGTGGGCTCCGAATGTTGGTACTACCACCCTATCGTCCAAAACAACCATCCAGAGCACCGCGCCGAGATCTTCGCCTGCCGGCTCCACAAATCATCAAAGCACGTATTCAGGGCTGAGATTCTCAGGGAGCAGGCCAAGAATATGAGCACAGCGGAGGTTTCGCGCGTCTTCGCCGAGCTCCGGGGGGGTTCGAGGGACCTTTCTTTCCCCGGCTACCCCTATGGTCTGGTGGAGGCCGACCGGATGGCGCGGGTCGCGAGGGGAGAGGCGGAGGTTCTGAGGGCACTCCTTGCGTCCGCGCTGGGCGAGCTCGGAGCATGGGAGAGGCTGCGGAGGCGCCAGAGCGCCACCGATGCCCACGAAATCCTTGATCTCATCTAGAGCGAGAAGACCCAGACCGTCAGCTCTTCCGGGAGATCCGGCACCTCGAACTCGATTTCGTTGCCAACGTTGACGATTTCGGCCTTTCCACGAGCCTCGGCCAGGAATGGGTCCACGGTCTTTATCGAGAGCGAGAGGCCACCGACGCGGTAGTGCATGGGGACCGCCACGAGAGGCTGGATTCTCGTCACGACCTCCCAGGCCCTGACAGCGTCGATTGTGAAGACATTCCCCACGGGCACGAAAAGGATGTCAACTGCCCCGAGGGCCTCAAGCTCTCTCTCGCCGGGAATGCAGCCAAGGTCTCCGAGATGGACGAAACGGAGGCCCTCCATCTCTATCTTGAAAAGCACAACCTGCCCCCTCTTCTGACCCTGAACGTCGTCGTGGAAGGATGGAACCCCGAGAATCTTGACCTTTCCATCCTCGTAGCTTCCGGGCTTGTCGTAGACCCTGCTCCCGGTCCCCCGCACTGTCTTCACGCTATTATGGTCAAAGTGGTCGTGAGAGACAAGGATGATGTCCCCTTTGACTCTCGGTGGCGGAATGCCGATGTACTTACCGTCGTGGGGGTCGGTAACCACAGTCTGGCCGTCGGAGAGCTCGAAGCAGGCATGGCCGTGCCAGCGAATTCTCATTCGTGATCCCCCGGTACAAAACACAGAGGCCGCTAATAATCTTTTCTGGAATTTTATAGTCTCAAGATACAAACGATTGTCAGCGGGACCGCAATACCCATATACCCCGTCCTGAATTCAGCAAAAAATCCGGCGGAGAAGTGCCGGGGAAGGGGTGCGAGGATGGTGTTCAGGGGGCTGGCGGACAGCGTGGTAAAGCACCACAGAAAGATTATCGTGGCCTGGCTCGCACTCATGATTATCTCCGTACCGCTGGCGATGAAGCTCAACGAAGTTCTGGTATACGAGGAAACCAAGGCGGCGGGCGAGGAGATGAGGGCAGAGTCGATCACGGCGGGAGAGATAATCGAAAAGGAGTTCCCCGGCGCCCGAGCTAACTCGAGCGTGATAATCGTGCTCACGGGAGACGTCTCCACTCCGGCGGCGAGGGATTTCCTGCTGGATGTGGAGAGAACCTCCCTTTTGGGAGGCCGCGTAAAAACGATTGAGAACTTCACCTCAATATACTCCATCTATCGGCAGGTGATGGAGCGGAGCGCCCTCGAGCTCCCTCCGGTTCTCGGCGCCCTCGAGGCCAATTTGACCTCCGTGGCCTTCATGATTCAGCTCGCGGGCTTCTGGGGCGGAGTCAATGGCAGCCTTTTCCTAGTTTGGGGCGCGCCGGCGATGTTCGCCCAGCTATGGGAAAATCTCAACCAAAGCGCCCTCATGATTTATGGAATTCCATTCCTCTACCAACAGACCTATGAGGGCACAAGAGCGACCACTATCCTCATCTATGGTAGTCCCGCGGCGCTCCTCGAGGCCTGGAGTTCGCTCTCTGCCATCCCGGATATTGAAGAGCGGAACCTCCAGGCCTTCAACCTGAGCTGGGCGGGGCTTAACTCCTCCATTCAAGACGAAGAGCAGAGGGAGCTCGTGCGTGGCTATCACTCGGCAGTGTTCGGGTACTGGAAGGAAAGCTTCAACGCCTCCAACGCCTCTGTGTATCTGGACAACTC
This portion of the Thermoplasmata archaeon genome encodes:
- a CDS encoding DNA double-strand break repair nuclease NurA translates to MLPEALRRAAEILERGTREVNPGVPEFGDPRYLPVPFNASGFHAIPETEPSSCVGYVDGGNQEIFHSPDLSVQLVRVCSVLFRGGERVRERVFPAIVEFVSVARAGVEGEDISYSAELIPLDPPFEPFLLDSGSLVFSSCDSSLTNRGFRADISVVGAAARRFAEWVVLSKIIEEELRPGDIAVRDGTLQTAVRNEASSARRAFEAALERGVTLAALAKTSTLFTSTGMSLMAAIEELSHSCGVGSECWYYHPIVQNNHPEHRAEIFACRLHKSSKHVFRAEILREQAKNMSTAEVSRVFAELRGGSRDLSFPGYPYGLVEADRMARVARGEAEVLRALLASALGELGAWERLRRRQSATDAHEILDLI
- a CDS encoding MBL fold metallo-hydrolase, whose protein sequence is MRIRWHGHACFELSDGQTVVTDPHDGKYIGIPPPRVKGDIILVSHDHFDHNSVKTVRGTGSRVYDKPGSYEDGKVKILGVPSFHDDVQGQKRGQVVLFKIEMEGLRFVHLGDLGCIPGERELEALGAVDILFVPVGNVFTIDAVRAWEVVTRIQPLVAVPMHYRVGGLSLSIKTVDPFLAEARGKAEIVNVGNEIEFEVPDLPEELTVWVFSL